The following coding sequences are from one Alosa alosa isolate M-15738 ecotype Scorff River chromosome 13, AALO_Geno_1.1, whole genome shotgun sequence window:
- the LOC125305789 gene encoding fucolectin-3-like, which produces METLFLIMALHVSVFTVLALPQAKNLALYGRATQSDLIENPWSGYSDAHNAIDGNRDPHFHHGSCTATDTETNPWWRVDLLSPYIITSVVITNRGDCCPERLNGAQIRIGNSLLDNGNNNSLEAVITSIPAGKSHTFKWDNRVQGRYLNVFLPGHNKLLTLCEVEVYGYPAPIVENVALKGKATQSDLYGYGFAKNAIDGNRRDNNYGQGPCTHTQYNLNPWWRVDLLQKYEVFSVIITSRNAYSSRLNGAEIRIGNSLEQNGINNPRCAVISFIPNGLSKTFECHGMEGRYVTVVILGRAEYLTLCEVEVYGSPLE; this is translated from the exons ATGGAGACACTTTTCTTGATTATGGCTCTTCATGTGTCAGTATTCACAGTTTTGGCACTACCTCAAG CTAAAAATTTGGCATTGTATGGAAGGGCCACACAATCAGACCTAATTGAAAACCCATGGTCAGGGTACAGTGATGCCCACAATGCCATAGATGGAAATCGTGACCCACATTTTCATCATGGATCTTGCACCGCCACTGATACAGAAACGAATCCCTGGTGGAGGGTTGATCTTTTGAGCCCGTACATAATCACTTCAGTCGTCATCACCAACAGAGGAGACTGCTGCCCTGAAAGACTCAATGGAGCTCAGATTCGTATTGGCAATTCCCTGCTGGACAATGGCAATAACAATTCACT GGAAGCGGTCATAACCTCCATCCCAGCTGGCAAATCCCACACCTTCAAATGGGATAATAGGGTACAGGGACGCTATCTTAATGTTTTTCTGCCTGGACACAACAAACTTTTGACACTTTGTGAGGTTGAAGTGTATGGATATCCAGCTCCAATTG TTGAGAATGTGGCTTTAAAAGGGAAAGCAACACAGTCAGATCTTTATGGATATGGATTTGCAAAAAATGCCATTGATGGGAATCGTCGTGACAACAATTATGGTCAGGGTCCCTGTACTCATACACAATATAATCTCAACCCTTGGTGGAGAGTGGATTTGCTCCAAAAGTATGAAGTCTTCTCTGTGATAATCACCAGCAGGAATGCTTACTCCAGTAGGCTGAATGGGGCTGAAATACGAATAGGAAATAGTTTGGAGCAGAATGGTATCAACAACCCCAG gTGTGCAGTGATCTCCTTTATTCCTAATGGGTTGTCAAAGACCTTTGAATGTCATGGGATGGAGGGACGCTATGTTACCGTGGTGATTCTTGGACGTGCAGAGTATCTAACACTCTGTGAAGTGGAGGTGTACGGATCACCACTAGAGTAA